The proteins below come from a single Dehalococcoidia bacterium genomic window:
- a CDS encoding FAD-dependent oxidoreductase: MVEFLSDEWFSKVTEMYKSAGDLQMPDSLTSVTVNLTVRTSRGEVRMAMNRGIIQKGFVEGGDVDMSMPAEYAYKILVLNDWSVGMRGYIKRHIKLSGKMAKLIPLQAYKPSQPTVEFCNKIADFTDFEGQAAAAPQAKTAEVRAPKEGGGARQVQSVTASPEVKKVSGGPKLSMLMSPWKFGSIEIKNRLVMSPMTLVWANPDETPSDRQINYWAERAKNGVGLIVTEMNSVDPLHRYQPLSVGLHSDFQIEKHKRLTDAVHQYGAKIIPQLTHPGPESLAPFLEGHPCIGPSVNRSESTQQVCRELADDELPALIEMFAQAARRAREAGYDGIEVHMAHNYCLLGSFLSPLRNKREEGPYVGHTMEGRLKLSLDTIKRIREVVGRDFPMTVRISGDENIGGANGRDMTDTQRIAPMIEAAGVDCFHVSGGVISSLVDQIIAGANYKCGFNAPAAHAIKEVVSVPVMPVGCIHDPVYAEQLLQAGWCDAVVMGRPFLADPELTKKIMEDRLDDIRHCVRCLTCVDSLMKLEDVHCAVNARMGKEEEWPIDGKTANPKKITIVGAGPGGMEAARVAAARGHKVTLYDRHKRLGGALVTACTVHPDNETLLDYLMVQIKKLPIDIKLGVEVTPDMVKREQPDVLIDASGGKVVTPQIEGSDLPHVITGPMLHKMMYGEVPKDGAGKIPAWMKVGLGVGGGLMQKMITPQRIQNMTQSWLPLIGNRVVVVGADLAAIESAEFIAQRGRTVAVIDSPEVLAPEVGDKRRAEHIERLRDVGVTMHTNCEVTRITKEGVWFKPEYGDAEHMIRADTVIIAGTIDPKTELYEACKGFVPASFTVGDVSGLGLIDKAIREANEVVYGLG, translated from the coding sequence ATGGTTGAGTTTCTGTCGGATGAGTGGTTCAGTAAAGTTACCGAGATGTACAAGAGCGCCGGCGACCTGCAGATGCCGGACTCCCTGACCAGCGTTACGGTGAATCTCACCGTACGGACTTCCAGGGGAGAGGTCAGGATGGCCATGAACAGGGGCATCATCCAGAAGGGCTTCGTCGAGGGCGGCGATGTGGACATGTCCATGCCGGCCGAATATGCCTATAAGATACTGGTGCTCAACGACTGGTCCGTGGGCATGCGCGGCTACATCAAGCGCCATATCAAGCTCTCCGGCAAAATGGCGAAACTCATTCCCTTGCAGGCTTACAAGCCGAGCCAGCCGACGGTCGAGTTCTGCAATAAGATAGCCGATTTCACTGATTTCGAGGGACAGGCTGCGGCGGCCCCGCAAGCCAAGACGGCCGAGGTCCGGGCTCCGAAAGAGGGCGGCGGCGCTCGACAGGTGCAAAGCGTGACGGCTTCGCCGGAGGTGAAGAAGGTAAGCGGCGGACCGAAGCTAAGCATGCTGATGTCGCCTTGGAAGTTCGGCTCTATAGAGATAAAGAACCGCCTGGTCATGTCGCCGATGACGCTGGTCTGGGCCAACCCGGACGAGACGCCGTCGGACAGGCAGATAAATTACTGGGCCGAACGTGCGAAAAATGGCGTCGGCCTTATCGTCACCGAAATGAACTCCGTGGATCCGCTGCACAGGTACCAGCCGCTTTCGGTAGGCCTGCACAGCGATTTCCAGATAGAGAAGCACAAGCGGCTCACCGATGCCGTGCACCAGTACGGCGCCAAGATAATCCCCCAGCTCACGCACCCCGGCCCCGAGTCGCTGGCTCCCTTCCTTGAGGGCCACCCCTGCATCGGGCCCTCGGTGAACCGCTCCGAGTCCACGCAGCAGGTCTGCCGCGAGCTGGCGGACGACGAGCTTCCCGCGCTTATCGAGATGTTCGCCCAGGCGGCGCGTCGGGCGCGCGAAGCCGGATACGACGGCATCGAAGTGCATATGGCGCATAACTATTGTTTGCTCGGTTCCTTCCTTTCGCCGCTGCGCAACAAGCGCGAGGAGGGGCCTTATGTCGGCCATACCATGGAGGGGCGGCTGAAGCTGTCGCTGGATACCATCAAGCGCATCAGGGAGGTCGTCGGCAGGGACTTCCCGATGACGGTGCGCATCTCCGGCGATGAGAACATCGGCGGCGCCAACGGACGCGATATGACGGACACTCAGCGCATCGCCCCGATGATCGAGGCCGCGGGCGTGGATTGCTTCCACGTCTCCGGCGGCGTTATCTCCTCCCTCGTCGATCAGATCATAGCAGGTGCCAACTATAAGTGCGGCTTCAACGCGCCGGCGGCGCACGCCATAAAGGAGGTCGTCTCCGTGCCTGTGATGCCGGTGGGCTGCATACACGACCCTGTTTATGCCGAGCAATTGTTGCAGGCAGGGTGGTGCGACGCCGTTGTTATGGGGCGGCCGTTCCTGGCCGATCCGGAATTGACGAAGAAGATAATGGAGGACAGGCTCGACGATATCCGCCACTGCGTGCGCTGTCTCACCTGCGTGGACTCGCTGATGAAGCTGGAGGACGTGCACTGCGCTGTCAACGCGCGCATGGGCAAGGAGGAGGAGTGGCCCATCGACGGCAAGACGGCTAATCCTAAGAAGATAACGATCGTGGGCGCGGGTCCCGGCGGCATGGAGGCGGCCCGTGTGGCAGCCGCGCGCGGGCACAAGGTTACGCTCTACGACAGGCACAAGAGGCTGGGTGGGGCGCTGGTCACCGCCTGCACGGTGCATCCCGATAACGAGACTCTTCTCGATTATCTCATGGTACAGATCAAGAAGCTCCCTATTGACATAAAGCTAGGCGTCGAGGTGACGCCGGATATGGTCAAGCGCGAGCAGCCCGATGTCCTTATCGATGCCAGCGGCGGCAAAGTGGTCACGCCGCAGATCGAGGGCAGTGACCTGCCTCATGTCATCACCGGGCCCATGCTGCACAAGATGATGTACGGCGAAGTGCCCAAGGACGGCGCCGGGAAGATACCGGCCTGGATGAAGGTCGGGCTCGGGGTCGGCGGCGGGCTCATGCAGAAGATGATTACACCGCAGCGCATCCAGAACATGACGCAGTCCTGGCTGCCGCTCATCGGCAACAGAGTCGTGGTCGTGGGCGCGGACCTGGCGGCTATCGAGTCCGCCGAGTTCATCGCTCAGCGCGGGCGCACCGTGGCGGTCATCGATTCGCCCGAGGTGCTGGCGCCCGAGGTCGGGGATAAGCGGCGCGCCGAGCACATCGAGCGCCTGCGAGATGTGGGCGTCACCATGCATACGAATTGTGAGGTCACCAGAATAACGAAGGAAGGCGTGTGGTTCAAGCCGGAGTACGGCGATGCGGAGCACATGATCCGGGCCGATACGGTGATCATCGCCGGCACCATCGATCCCAAGACCGAGCTGTACGAGGCATGCAAGGGTTTTGTGCCCGCTTCGTTCACCGTGGGCGACGTCTCCGGACTGGGCCTCATCGACAAGGCCATCCGTGAGGCCAACGAGGTGGTTTACGGGCTGGGATAA
- a CDS encoding glycosyltransferase, protein MSKRIAFLGKYYPIEGGSASATYWMARGLAKRGHDVHIIADAWEASGSYQIMNESEPAEKLPNLFIHRSEQEIPWHIPEYDEQPLALLDLTLDVIAKHNIEILDTGYLAPYGMVGHVAQRITGVKHVARHGVSDMEEFFKKGLFKALLQGAIKCADAVVTDERYAGVFRPLNGNTHVLNPYVVDAESFVLPYTGGDRKHIAAAGKVNYYWDRKGMQHICDLMHNLVDDFNCTLVHQGLGLEEIQKLLGRNTIREFNWPGFMAPWQMPSFLSGLDALFVLKKPEPHSPVSNLALEALCAGVGIITDDADFSRHYENLVSTNEDQVLLINPEEIFSTSRAITNWLTDKWVRQPAAQKVAFSDYVAARERIYEGLGETRLSNMDVYR, encoded by the coding sequence ATGTCTAAGAGAATCGCGTTCCTCGGAAAGTATTACCCCATCGAAGGCGGCAGCGCGTCTGCGACCTACTGGATGGCGCGAGGGTTGGCTAAGAGGGGGCATGATGTCCATATAATCGCCGACGCGTGGGAGGCGTCCGGCTCCTATCAGATAATGAACGAGAGCGAGCCTGCCGAGAAACTGCCGAACTTATTCATACATCGCTCCGAGCAAGAAATCCCCTGGCACATACCGGAATACGATGAACAGCCCCTGGCGCTCCTGGATCTGACTCTCGATGTAATAGCGAAGCATAATATCGAAATACTCGATACGGGATACCTCGCGCCTTACGGCATGGTCGGTCACGTAGCTCAGCGCATTACCGGAGTGAAACATGTGGCGCGCCACGGCGTATCGGATATGGAGGAATTCTTTAAGAAAGGTCTATTTAAAGCACTTCTGCAGGGGGCGATCAAGTGCGCCGATGCCGTGGTGACGGACGAACGTTATGCCGGCGTATTCAGGCCGCTCAACGGCAATACCCATGTGCTGAATCCGTACGTTGTCGATGCCGAATCCTTCGTTCTTCCTTACACCGGCGGAGATAGAAAGCACATCGCCGCCGCGGGCAAGGTCAACTACTACTGGGACCGCAAGGGTATGCAGCATATTTGCGACCTTATGCACAACCTTGTCGATGACTTCAACTGCACGCTGGTGCACCAGGGCCTCGGACTGGAGGAGATACAGAAATTGCTGGGCAGGAACACGATAAGGGAGTTCAACTGGCCCGGGTTCATGGCGCCGTGGCAGATGCCGTCCTTCCTGAGCGGTCTCGATGCGTTGTTTGTCCTCAAGAAACCGGAACCCCATTCGCCGGTATCCAACCTGGCCCTGGAGGCTCTATGCGCCGGTGTGGGCATCATTACCGATGACGCTGATTTCAGCAGACATTACGAAAACCTCGTCTCCACCAACGAGGATCAGGTTCTGTTGATCAACCCTGAGGAGATATTTTCAACTTCGAGGGCTATCACTAACTGGCTCACCGATAAGTGGGTCAGGCAGCCCGCCGCGCAGAAGGTGGCCTTCTCGGATTACGTCGCTGCCAGGGAGAGGATTTACGAAGGCCTCGGCGAGACACGCCTGTCGAACATGGACGTTTATAGATAA
- a CDS encoding CAP domain-containing protein, translated as MLLLDTLVNPKRLVIEEINDRRGENNVHPLYRMELLDKIAWRHVNYMAERKTITHFGFKRRARFINKMVGNSYVGENCCKYPSKVYNRRVIKNIFDGWMRSEGHKRNILNPVYTSTGIGCVIKNGCIYIVQIFMG; from the coding sequence ATGCTGCTGCTTGATACACTGGTGAATCCCAAGAGGCTTGTGATAGAAGAGATCAACGACAGGCGTGGCGAGAACAACGTACATCCTTTGTACAGGATGGAACTGCTGGATAAGATCGCCTGGCGCCACGTTAACTACATGGCCGAGAGGAAAACCATAACCCATTTCGGTTTCAAGAGGAGGGCGCGTTTCATAAATAAGATGGTGGGCAACTCGTATGTGGGGGAGAACTGTTGCAAGTATCCGAGCAAGGTCTACAACAGGCGCGTCATCAAAAACATATTCGACGGATGGATGAGGTCGGAAGGGCACAAAAGGAATATCCTCAATCCGGTTTACACCAGCACGGGAATAGGCTGCGTTATCAAGAACGGATGCATTTATATCGTGCAGATATTTATGGGTTGA
- a CDS encoding thioesterase family protein, giving the protein MKDDKLPIFDNEKSQEMKGGMALLTRYHPFHELMGMTVEPTEDDSVRIRFPMRDDLCGHPGLGILYGGVISCMLDIIGGAVASWHRIKDIKDHPLEEQLKRMSVIRTIDLRVDYLRPGKGKEFTVTGSILREGKKVLVERMELKNEEGSLIAVGIGSFMVG; this is encoded by the coding sequence ATGAAAGACGACAAACTGCCTATTTTCGACAATGAGAAGAGCCAGGAGATGAAAGGCGGCATGGCGCTGCTGACGAGGTATCATCCCTTTCATGAGCTAATGGGCATGACCGTTGAGCCCACGGAGGACGACAGCGTTCGCATCCGGTTTCCCATGCGCGACGATCTCTGCGGGCATCCCGGGCTGGGGATACTATACGGCGGGGTTATCTCCTGCATGCTGGATATCATCGGTGGGGCGGTGGCTTCATGGCATCGCATAAAAGATATCAAAGACCATCCGCTGGAGGAACAGCTCAAGAGGATGAGCGTCATCCGCACCATCGATCTGCGGGTCGATTATCTACGGCCAGGCAAAGGCAAGGAGTTTACCGTGACCGGCTCCATCCTGCGTGAGGGAAAGAAGGTGCTGGTGGAACGGATGGAGCTAAAGAACGAGGAGGGCAGCCTCATCGCCGTGGGAATCGGATCGTTCATGGTGGGATAA
- a CDS encoding FAD-dependent oxidoreductase — MAQAQEYLVDVLVVGSGGGGMTAALAAVDAGLSAIVIEKSPVYGGSTAMSGGAIWIPNNHLMPRAGVRDSADEGLAYLKSITKGVVSDQRLRAYVENGAEMVRYLEENSRVRFQVVPGYSDYYPDVAGAKWEGGRTIEPVPFSAWKLGAERKLMRPLHPQARLMGRIMATAYDAHRMMDTSLKGRMVTASIFAPYFVNPARFITPSDTRLTLGNATIGRLRISLVDRKVPLWLNTSAKHLRIENGRVSGVEAEKEGRSILIKVKKGVILAAGGFARNKAMREKYQKPPVSDRWTVASFDDSGDAIQLGLEAGAALDLMDDSWWMPTTLVPGDEMAQMIIPERSLPRSIIVNNRGRRFTNEAGPYIDVSNDQLKNHAETGGAIPAYMIVDARYRRKYPLSPMLPFVTPKRYIENGYLKVADTIEGLAGKCGIDAAGLADEISKCNRYAVTGRDDDFHRGESSVDVYYGDPASQLNRCFGPIDTPPFYAVEIWPGDLGTKGGMVTDELARVLREDGSPVAGLYATGNCAASVMGRSYGGAGATIGPSMVFGWIAARHAAGIAVR, encoded by the coding sequence ATGGCACAGGCGCAGGAGTATCTGGTAGACGTGCTGGTGGTCGGGTCCGGTGGGGGAGGGATGACGGCGGCGCTGGCCGCGGTCGATGCCGGTCTCAGCGCCATCGTAATCGAGAAAAGCCCGGTCTACGGCGGCTCCACGGCCATGTCCGGCGGGGCCATCTGGATTCCCAACAATCATCTGATGCCGCGCGCCGGCGTCAGAGACTCGGCCGACGAGGGGCTGGCCTATCTCAAGTCGATCACTAAAGGGGTGGTGTCGGATCAGCGGCTGCGCGCCTACGTCGAGAATGGCGCCGAGATGGTGCGATATCTGGAAGAGAACAGCCGCGTACGTTTTCAAGTCGTCCCCGGCTACTCGGACTACTACCCCGATGTCGCCGGCGCTAAATGGGAAGGCGGACGCACCATAGAGCCCGTTCCCTTCAGCGCGTGGAAGCTGGGCGCGGAGCGTAAACTGATGCGCCCGCTGCATCCCCAGGCGCGGCTGATGGGCCGCATCATGGCCACGGCCTATGATGCCCACCGCATGATGGACACCTCGCTCAAGGGACGCATGGTGACGGCCTCTATATTCGCACCGTATTTCGTCAACCCGGCGCGGTTCATTACGCCGTCCGATACGCGCCTGACGCTGGGCAACGCCACCATCGGCCGCCTGCGCATTTCGCTCGTGGATAGAAAGGTTCCTTTGTGGCTGAACACATCGGCGAAGCATCTGCGTATCGAGAACGGCCGCGTCAGCGGCGTCGAGGCGGAAAAGGAAGGACGTTCGATACTTATCAAAGTAAAAAAAGGCGTGATACTGGCAGCGGGCGGTTTCGCCCGTAATAAAGCTATGCGCGAGAAGTATCAGAAGCCTCCCGTATCGGACCGATGGACGGTGGCCTCGTTTGACGATAGCGGCGACGCAATTCAGCTGGGGCTTGAGGCTGGCGCAGCACTCGATTTGATGGATGACTCCTGGTGGATGCCGACAACGCTGGTGCCGGGGGACGAGATGGCGCAGATGATAATACCGGAGCGCTCGCTGCCGCGCTCAATCATCGTCAATAATAGGGGAAGGCGCTTTACCAACGAGGCCGGCCCGTATATCGATGTGAGCAACGATCAACTGAAAAATCACGCTGAGACCGGCGGCGCTATCCCGGCGTATATGATCGTCGACGCGCGCTACCGCAGGAAGTATCCGCTGAGTCCCATGCTGCCGTTCGTAACGCCGAAGAGATATATCGAAAACGGCTATCTTAAGGTTGCAGATACAATCGAGGGGCTTGCTGGTAAGTGTGGCATCGACGCGGCGGGGCTGGCGGATGAAATATCTAAATGCAACCGCTACGCCGTCACCGGGCGAGACGACGATTTCCACCGCGGAGAGAGTTCGGTCGATGTATACTACGGAGACCCGGCTTCGCAATTGAACCGATGCTTTGGGCCCATAGACACGCCGCCGTTCTATGCGGTGGAGATATGGCCCGGCGATCTGGGCACCAAGGGCGGCATGGTCACCGATGAGCTCGCCCGCGTGTTGCGCGAGGACGGCTCTCCTGTCGCCGGCCTGTACGCCACGGGCAACTGCGCCGCCTCCGTCATGGGCCGCTCTTACGGCGGCGCCGGCGCTACGATAGGCCCGTCGATGGTCTTCGGGTGGATAGCTGCGCGGCACGCGGCGGGGATAGCTGTTAGATAG
- a CDS encoding cysteine synthase family protein has product MKKNSFGVLDAIGNTPIVKIENIYAKLESVNPSGSIKDRVALGIVEDAERRGELKKGYTIVEASSGNTGISLAMVAMAKGYNMIVVMPENMSEERKQMMHAFGAELVLTSKAGSLHEAIQRAEEIAKRPKHFIARQFSNPANVKAQEKTGREILDQIGPVDAVVAGVGTGGTLMGISNVMRKANPDVKVIAVEPEEASVMFGGSDVRIEEHKIQGIGDGFIPKIVDMSKVDKAVTIGSKEAVDMARKLCRKYGLLVGISAGANVDVALKMSKKYEKVVTVLPDRGERYLSMDLFKY; this is encoded by the coding sequence ATGAAAAAGAATAGTTTCGGCGTGCTGGACGCCATCGGTAATACGCCTATCGTGAAGATAGAGAATATCTACGCCAAGCTGGAGAGCGTGAACCCCAGCGGCAGCATCAAGGACCGGGTCGCCCTCGGTATAGTCGAGGACGCCGAGCGCAGGGGCGAGCTCAAGAAGGGATACACCATCGTAGAGGCCTCCAGCGGCAACACCGGCATATCGCTGGCCATGGTGGCCATGGCCAAGGGCTACAATATGATCGTGGTCATGCCGGAGAACATGAGCGAGGAGCGCAAGCAGATGATGCATGCCTTCGGGGCCGAGCTGGTGCTGACCTCCAAGGCCGGCAGCCTGCATGAGGCCATTCAGCGCGCGGAGGAGATCGCCAAACGGCCGAAGCATTTTATCGCGCGCCAGTTCTCGAACCCGGCCAACGTGAAGGCGCAGGAGAAGACCGGCAGGGAGATACTGGACCAGATAGGGCCTGTCGATGCGGTCGTGGCGGGCGTGGGCACGGGCGGCACGCTCATGGGCATATCGAACGTGATGCGCAAGGCCAATCCCGATGTCAAGGTCATCGCAGTGGAACCGGAGGAGGCATCGGTGATGTTCGGCGGCAGCGATGTGCGAATCGAGGAGCATAAGATACAGGGCATCGGCGACGGCTTTATCCCCAAGATCGTCGATATGAGCAAAGTCGATAAGGCGGTCACCATAGGCAGTAAGGAGGCCGTTGATATGGCGCGAAAACTGTGCCGCAAGTACGGGCTCCTCGTGGGCATCAGCGCCGGGGCCAACGTCGACGTGGCGCTGAAAATGTCCAAGAAGTACGAGAAGGTAGTCACTGTTCTTCCCGACCGCGGCGAGCGCTACCTGAGCATGGATTTGTTCAAGTATTAG
- a CDS encoding DUF951 domain-containing protein: protein MEVNIGDVVRFSKAHPCGGDRWLVVRTGVDIGIKCEKCGRRVMMERPEFERRVKEVVSRGSVDSK from the coding sequence GTGGAGGTAAATATTGGGGATGTGGTTCGCTTCAGCAAGGCGCACCCGTGCGGCGGGGACCGATGGCTGGTGGTGCGGACGGGCGTCGACATCGGCATCAAGTGCGAAAAGTGCGGCCGCCGCGTGATGATGGAGCGACCCGAGTTCGAGAGGCGAGTGAAAGAAGTCGTATCGCGCGGCAGTGTCGATAGTAAATAA